From Spirosoma aerolatum, one genomic window encodes:
- a CDS encoding 3-phosphoshikimate 1-carboxyvinyltransferase: MNAVRLTPPASLTSPGLVQATIPLASSKSESNRALIIDALAGFQSDLHNLSTARDTQTMIRLLKSDDSTADVLDAGTTMRFLTAYFAATGQSKTMTGTPRMCERPIGILVDALRTLGADITYLNKDGYPPLQLNGFKPLGTSRVQIRGDVSSQYISALLMIAPTLPNGLTLELTGAIGSRPYIEMTLEQMICFGADVRADWDAKTITVAPRPYIPTAYTIESDWSGASYWYSVAALALDETAEITLLGLKPKSLQGDSAIVSIMRLLGVESTFTEQGVRLTKHPAAESLAWDFTDCPDLAQTVAVCAAVKGVTLRLTGIESLKIKETDRVAALQAELQKIGAELVEIDPNHRYEVRRLGQTHTVPAVIKTYDDHRMAMAFAPVAMREEIIIEEPGVVAKSYPSFWDDMARVATVEFVSAGQIAN; this comes from the coding sequence TTGAACGCTGTTCGTTTAACTCCTCCTGCCAGCCTAACCAGCCCCGGCCTTGTCCAGGCTACGATTCCATTGGCTTCGTCGAAAAGTGAAAGTAACCGTGCTTTGATCATTGATGCCCTGGCTGGCTTTCAATCGGATCTGCATAACCTGTCGACCGCTCGCGATACACAAACGATGATTCGGTTGCTTAAATCGGACGACAGTACCGCCGATGTACTGGATGCAGGTACGACGATGCGTTTTCTGACAGCTTATTTTGCGGCAACCGGACAGAGTAAAACGATGACAGGCACCCCGCGCATGTGTGAACGGCCTATTGGTATTCTGGTCGATGCGTTGCGAACCCTTGGTGCTGATATTACCTATTTGAACAAAGATGGCTATCCTCCGTTGCAATTGAATGGATTTAAGCCTTTGGGCACTAGCCGAGTACAAATTCGGGGCGATGTAAGTAGCCAGTACATTTCGGCCTTGCTGATGATTGCTCCTACCTTGCCCAACGGGCTGACCCTGGAATTGACTGGGGCTATCGGCTCGCGGCCGTATATTGAAATGACGCTGGAGCAAATGATCTGCTTCGGGGCCGATGTACGGGCTGACTGGGATGCGAAAACGATTACTGTAGCCCCCAGGCCGTATATTCCTACAGCCTATACTATCGAGTCGGATTGGTCGGGAGCCAGTTACTGGTATAGTGTAGCGGCTTTAGCACTTGATGAAACGGCTGAAATCACCCTCTTAGGGTTGAAACCAAAATCGTTGCAGGGCGACAGTGCTATTGTGTCGATTATGCGATTGTTAGGTGTCGAAAGCACGTTTACAGAACAGGGCGTTCGGCTCACTAAACACCCGGCTGCTGAGTCGCTGGCCTGGGATTTTACCGATTGCCCTGATCTGGCACAGACTGTGGCGGTTTGCGCGGCTGTAAAAGGAGTTACGCTACGACTCACGGGTATCGAAAGCCTGAAAATTAAAGAGACCGACCGGGTGGCCGCTCTACAGGCTGAATTGCAGAAAATTGGCGCCGAATTAGTTGAAATAGATCCGAACCATCGGTATGAAGTTCGACGCTTGGGCCAGACGCACACGGTTCCGGCTGTCATTAAGACCTACGACGATCACCGGATGGCTATGGCTTTTGCACCTGTAGCCATGCGGGAGGAAATTATCATTGAAGAACCAGGCGTAGTCGCTAAATCCTACCCCAGTTTCTGGGACGATATGGCCCGAGTAGCTACCGTTGAGTTTGTCTCAGCAGGCCAGATAGCCAACTGA